A single region of the Nocardioides sp. W7 genome encodes:
- a CDS encoding M15 family metallopeptidase: MRRLIPLLVLLLVACSNPDPSSPGPTESGAPTSTGTPAAEPGPGDFPAEPGKSTSPSSPTPTPGPRPGTVPPTWLGTRPLPVAASGYGEVRPTPRELRRRRFTLPDRLPALPGDGFAVEVASPPPDDVLTRSTWEPGCPVSRDQLAWVRLTFRGFDGLRHTGELLVASSAADDLVSVFRELWRADFPIEELRISTRAELDAAPTGDGNNTEAFVCRAVTGGTSYSQHAYGLALDLNSFQNPYEKGDVVLPELASSYLDRGRLRPGMITADGPVVRAFARIGWGWGGAWASLKDYQHFSQNGR; the protein is encoded by the coding sequence GTGCGCCGTCTGATCCCGCTCCTCGTGCTGCTGCTCGTCGCGTGCAGCAACCCCGACCCCTCGTCGCCGGGCCCGACGGAATCCGGGGCGCCCACGTCGACCGGCACGCCGGCGGCTGAGCCGGGCCCCGGGGATTTCCCCGCTGAACCGGGGAAGTCGACGTCCCCGTCGAGCCCCACCCCCACCCCCGGCCCCCGGCCCGGCACCGTGCCGCCGACCTGGCTCGGCACCCGACCGCTCCCCGTTGCGGCGAGCGGGTACGGCGAGGTGCGGCCGACCCCGCGGGAGCTGCGCCGGCGTCGATTCACGCTGCCCGACCGGCTGCCGGCGCTGCCGGGCGACGGCTTCGCGGTCGAGGTCGCCTCCCCGCCGCCGGACGACGTGCTCACGCGCTCGACCTGGGAGCCTGGCTGCCCGGTGAGCCGGGACCAGCTCGCCTGGGTCCGCCTGACCTTCCGCGGCTTCGACGGGCTGCGGCACACCGGCGAGCTCCTGGTCGCGTCGTCGGCGGCCGACGACCTGGTCTCGGTGTTCCGGGAGCTGTGGCGTGCGGACTTCCCGATCGAGGAGCTGCGGATCAGCACCCGCGCCGAGCTCGACGCGGCCCCGACCGGCGACGGCAACAACACCGAGGCGTTCGTCTGCCGGGCGGTGACCGGCGGGACGTCGTACTCCCAGCACGCCTACGGGCTGGCGCTGGACCTGAACTCCTTCCAGAACCCCTACGAGAAGGGCGACGTGGTGCTCCCCGAGCTGGCGTCGTCGTACCTCGACCGCGGGCGGCTGCGGCCCGGCATGATCACCGCGGACGGCCCGGTCGTGCGCGCCTTCGCCCGGATCGGCTGGGGCTGGGGCGGGGCCTGGGCGTCGCTGAAGGACTACCAGCACTTCTCGCAGAACGGCCGCTGA
- a CDS encoding DUF559 domain-containing protein, with protein MALQRGRYALPTVDDALAAAHRLTGVVSGLSAALHWGWAVQTVPDRPVVTVPRGRRIRSATAGAVSLHVADLGADDVDGIVTSKDRTLLDCLRREPFDSALAVADSALRDGFPRPRLLAITRDARGPGATQARQVAQSADARAANPFESVLRAIAGRVEGLSVVPQVSIREPHFLGRPDLVDERLRIILEADSFEWHGGRTALARDARRYNAFVVAGWLVLRFSWEDVMLQPLDVQAVLEAAVVGRTEARCPTCLPA; from the coding sequence GTGGCTCTCCAGCGGGGGCGCTACGCGCTGCCGACGGTCGACGACGCGCTGGCCGCGGCCCATCGACTGACCGGGGTTGTCTCCGGACTCAGCGCAGCGCTGCACTGGGGGTGGGCGGTGCAGACCGTGCCCGATCGGCCGGTGGTCACGGTGCCACGTGGCCGGCGGATCCGCTCCGCCACGGCCGGTGCCGTCTCGCTGCACGTCGCCGACCTCGGCGCGGACGACGTCGACGGCATCGTCACGAGCAAGGACCGGACGCTGCTGGACTGCCTGCGGCGGGAGCCCTTCGACAGTGCCCTCGCCGTTGCGGACTCGGCCCTCCGCGACGGCTTCCCGCGGCCCCGGCTCCTGGCCATCACCAGGGACGCGCGCGGCCCTGGGGCGACCCAGGCGCGGCAGGTCGCGCAGTCGGCCGACGCCCGGGCGGCCAACCCGTTCGAGTCGGTGCTGCGCGCCATCGCGGGCCGGGTCGAGGGCCTGTCCGTGGTCCCACAGGTGAGCATCCGCGAGCCACACTTCCTGGGCAGGCCGGATCTGGTCGACGAGCGGCTGCGGATCATCCTGGAGGCCGACTCCTTCGAGTGGCACGGCGGCCGGACCGCCCTCGCTCGCGACGCGCGCCGCTACAACGCGTTCGTCGTGGCGGGCTGGCTGGTGCTCCGCTTCTCCTGGGAGGACGTCATGCTGCAGCCACTCGACGTCCAGGCGGTGCTCGAGGCAGCCGTAGTCGGACGTACAGAAGCCCGGTGTCCAACCTGCCTGCCCGCCTGA
- a CDS encoding putative zinc-binding metallopeptidase, translating into MKSFRCRVCDNPLFFENSVCVSCGTALAFSRAERAIVPVDEHGRYVDAGGLVWHVCANLNLSGCTWLAPIEGGQCFACDLTRTRPNDEDLEGLANFPVAEQAKRHLVVDLDTLGFPVVGKETDPENGLAFDLLSSAPSVEGGSNVVIGHEDGVITIDLAEGDDAYRERVRTQLAEPYRTMLGHFRHEVGHYYEWQLVRGEERMTRCRELFGDESADYQAEIERHYAEGPPADWAENYLSTYATMHPFEDFAETWAHFLHISDTIETAGEYGLTSVAPVTAFSSFRDVVTGIWVPLSAALNMINRSMGKDDLYPFVIPAPVLDKLDFVAGLAPSRS; encoded by the coding sequence GTGAAGTCCTTCCGCTGCCGGGTGTGCGACAACCCGCTGTTCTTCGAGAACTCCGTGTGCGTCTCCTGCGGCACGGCCCTGGCCTTCTCCCGTGCGGAGCGGGCGATCGTGCCCGTCGACGAGCACGGTCGGTACGTCGACGCCGGCGGGCTGGTCTGGCACGTCTGCGCGAACCTCAACCTCTCCGGCTGCACCTGGCTCGCGCCGATCGAGGGCGGCCAGTGCTTCGCCTGCGACCTGACCCGGACCCGACCCAACGACGAGGACCTGGAGGGACTGGCGAACTTTCCGGTGGCCGAGCAGGCCAAGCGGCACCTCGTCGTCGACCTGGACACCCTCGGCTTCCCGGTGGTGGGCAAGGAGACCGATCCGGAGAACGGGCTGGCCTTCGACCTGCTCTCGTCCGCTCCGTCGGTCGAGGGTGGCTCGAACGTCGTGATCGGCCACGAGGACGGCGTGATCACCATCGACCTGGCCGAGGGCGACGACGCCTACCGCGAGCGGGTCCGCACGCAGCTCGCCGAGCCGTACCGCACCATGCTCGGCCACTTCCGCCACGAGGTCGGCCACTACTACGAGTGGCAGCTGGTCCGCGGCGAGGAACGGATGACGCGCTGCCGCGAGCTGTTCGGTGACGAGTCGGCGGACTACCAGGCCGAGATCGAGCGGCACTACGCGGAGGGCCCGCCCGCGGACTGGGCCGAGAACTACCTGTCGACGTACGCCACCATGCACCCGTTCGAGGACTTCGCCGAGACCTGGGCGCACTTCCTGCACATCAGCGACACCATCGAGACCGCCGGCGAGTACGGCCTGACCTCGGTCGCGCCGGTCACGGCGTTCTCCAGCTTCCGCGACGTCGTCACCGGCATCTGGGTCCCGCTCTCGGCCGCGCTGAACATGATCAACCGGAGCATGGGCAAGGACGACCTGTACCCGTTCGTGATCCCGGCCCCGGTGCTCGACAAGCTGGACTTCGTCGCCGGCCTCGCGCCGAGTCGCTCGTAG
- a CDS encoding transglutaminase family protein, with protein sequence MIAYRVTHRTTYSYDEDVTDSLGIAHLVPRELPWQQVTATRVTVDPDPGDLSHDTDHYGNTVSYFQVTRDHRRLEVSAVSDVTVETPSYDAPALATPWERARPLLAPRTPGAWRATDFALASEQVEHPPEARAYAAISLLSGRPVGEAATELMHRIHADFDYDQKATTVTSTVPEILASRAGVCQDFAHLTIACLRSHGLAARYVSGYLSTDPPPGRERVVGADASHAWVAVWAPDPAGGDGTWLALDPTNDQAANDRYVTVAWGRDYGDVPPVKGVIFTEAKRSTLRVSVDVAPVLDSGTTPA encoded by the coding sequence GTGATCGCCTACCGGGTCACCCACCGCACGACCTACTCCTACGACGAGGACGTCACCGACTCGCTGGGCATCGCCCACCTGGTGCCGCGCGAGCTGCCCTGGCAGCAGGTCACGGCGACCCGGGTCACCGTCGACCCCGACCCGGGCGACCTGTCCCACGACACCGACCACTACGGCAACACGGTCAGCTACTTCCAGGTCACCCGCGACCATCGGCGGCTCGAGGTCTCGGCCGTCAGCGACGTCACGGTCGAGACCCCGTCGTACGACGCCCCGGCGCTGGCCACCCCGTGGGAGCGGGCGCGGCCGCTGCTCGCGCCGCGGACCCCGGGCGCCTGGCGGGCCACCGACTTCGCGCTCGCCTCCGAGCAGGTCGAGCACCCGCCCGAGGCCCGGGCGTACGCCGCGATCTCGCTGCTGTCGGGCCGGCCGGTCGGGGAGGCCGCGACCGAGCTGATGCACCGCATCCACGCCGACTTCGACTACGACCAGAAGGCCACCACCGTCACCAGCACGGTGCCGGAGATCCTCGCCAGCCGCGCCGGGGTCTGCCAGGACTTCGCGCACCTGACCATCGCCTGCCTGCGCAGCCACGGGCTCGCGGCGCGCTACGTCAGCGGCTACCTCTCCACCGACCCGCCGCCGGGCAGAGAGCGGGTCGTGGGCGCAGACGCCTCGCACGCGTGGGTCGCGGTCTGGGCGCCCGACCCGGCCGGCGGCGACGGGACCTGGCTGGCCCTCGACCCGACCAACGACCAGGCCGCGAACGACCGCTACGTCACCGTCGCCTGGGGCCGCGACTACGGCGACGTACCGCCCGTGAAGGGCGTCATCTTCACCGAGGCCAAGCGGTCCACGCTGCGGGTGTCGGTCGACGTGGCGCCGGTCCTCGATTCGGGTACGACCCCCGCGTGA
- a CDS encoding circularly permuted type 2 ATP-grasp protein, with amino-acid sequence MTVLRDYAESIGQPQLGDEPARYDEVVGPDGSLRPAWKGLAEVAVGLTRPELDRVHGDITRFLADDGVTYARPGERAGPWRLDPVPLVIDAATWTRLEVGLAQRAELLNAVLADLYGEQRLLADGIVPPAVVLGHGGFTRVVARASATDPRPLVLSATDLGRDADGAWRVLADRAQAPSGIGYAMENRRVVSRVMPELYREAGLHRIEPYFWALRSALIQSAQGELADPRVVVLSPGTHSETAYDQSFVASMLGFPLVQGSDLVVRDGWVWMKRPGPQPLGGRAGLERVDVILRRVDAAWSDPLELRGESQLGVAGLVEAVRRGRVRVVNGLGAGVLENPGLLPYLPAASEALLGEPLRLAAVPTWWCGDPDGLDHVLDRLDTLVVRPIDGSASALAGLTRTALRERLLDEPHRYVGQETLPLSQSPTWSPTGPRPRALTLRTFTLRYGSAYRPMVGGLAHVYETGGGVDRAAGSKDVWVLKAAPGDPDQGLAEVLPMTNVRSAAVLVPRILEDMFWFGRYAERAEDLLRLVLAAHALAEDFGTRPRSTGGAGLAVMMGAVQRLAGHRYDDLDEEFRSLVLDAGRTGSAAHAIGGLRDALQGVRDQLSGDIWRAFGTTDRATEALLASPHSHQIAESAGRMLTGILSLQGVTASMIRDAGWHMLGAGRSLERGLQLGHLLRGTTTVRRGLDVDREVLNAVLLSAESAVTHRRRYRGYVRPAGVLDLLLMDADNPRSLAFCLADLRVHLAALPASTGSTRPERLLDDLVADLEAQELAALVAIGGVGRPNLETFLDSFLGQLDRLGEAIAELHLAGGPAPRPITAMTLVEEPA; translated from the coding sequence GTGACCGTGCTGCGCGACTACGCGGAGAGCATCGGCCAGCCCCAGCTGGGCGACGAGCCGGCGCGCTACGACGAGGTCGTCGGCCCGGACGGCTCGCTGCGCCCGGCCTGGAAGGGGCTCGCGGAGGTCGCCGTCGGCCTGACCCGTCCCGAGCTCGACCGGGTGCACGGCGACATCACCCGCTTCCTCGCCGACGACGGCGTCACCTACGCCCGCCCGGGCGAGCGCGCCGGCCCGTGGCGGCTGGACCCGGTGCCGCTGGTCATCGACGCCGCGACCTGGACCCGCCTCGAGGTCGGTCTCGCCCAGCGCGCGGAGCTCCTCAACGCGGTCCTCGCCGACCTGTACGGCGAGCAGCGGCTGCTGGCCGACGGCATCGTCCCGCCGGCCGTGGTGCTCGGCCACGGCGGCTTCACCCGCGTGGTCGCGCGCGCCTCGGCGACCGACCCGCGCCCGCTGGTGCTGTCCGCCACCGACCTGGGCCGCGACGCCGACGGGGCCTGGCGGGTGCTCGCCGACCGGGCACAGGCACCGTCCGGGATCGGGTACGCGATGGAGAACCGCCGCGTGGTCTCCCGGGTGATGCCGGAGCTCTACCGCGAGGCCGGCCTGCACCGGATCGAGCCGTACTTCTGGGCGCTGCGCTCCGCGCTGATCCAGTCCGCGCAGGGCGAGCTGGCCGACCCGCGCGTCGTCGTACTCTCGCCGGGCACGCACTCCGAGACGGCGTACGACCAGTCCTTCGTCGCCTCGATGCTCGGCTTCCCGCTGGTCCAGGGCAGCGACCTGGTGGTCCGCGACGGCTGGGTGTGGATGAAGCGCCCGGGTCCCCAGCCGCTCGGCGGGCGCGCCGGCCTGGAGCGCGTCGACGTCATCCTGCGGCGGGTCGACGCCGCCTGGAGCGACCCGCTGGAGCTGCGCGGCGAGTCGCAGCTCGGCGTCGCCGGCCTGGTCGAGGCGGTACGCCGCGGCCGCGTCCGGGTCGTCAACGGACTCGGCGCGGGCGTGCTGGAGAACCCCGGCCTGCTGCCGTACCTGCCCGCCGCCTCGGAGGCGCTGCTCGGCGAGCCGTTGCGGCTGGCCGCCGTACCGACCTGGTGGTGCGGTGACCCCGACGGGCTCGACCACGTGCTGGACCGGCTCGACACCCTGGTGGTCCGGCCGATCGACGGCTCCGCGTCGGCGCTGGCCGGGCTGACCCGGACCGCCCTGCGCGAGCGGCTGCTCGACGAGCCGCACCGTTACGTCGGCCAGGAGACCCTGCCGCTGTCCCAGTCGCCGACCTGGTCGCCGACGGGGCCGCGGCCGCGCGCGCTGACACTGCGCACCTTCACGCTGCGCTACGGCTCGGCGTACCGCCCGATGGTCGGGGGCCTCGCGCACGTCTACGAGACGGGCGGCGGCGTCGACCGGGCGGCCGGGAGCAAGGACGTGTGGGTCCTGAAGGCGGCGCCGGGCGACCCCGACCAGGGGCTGGCCGAGGTGCTGCCGATGACCAACGTCCGGTCCGCGGCGGTGCTGGTGCCGCGGATCCTGGAGGACATGTTCTGGTTCGGCCGCTACGCCGAGCGCGCCGAGGACCTGCTGCGCCTGGTGCTGGCCGCGCACGCGCTGGCCGAGGACTTCGGCACCCGGCCGCGCTCGACCGGCGGGGCCGGCCTCGCGGTGATGATGGGGGCCGTGCAGCGGCTCGCGGGTCACCGGTACGACGACCTCGACGAGGAGTTCCGCTCGCTGGTGCTCGACGCTGGCCGGACCGGGTCGGCCGCGCACGCGATCGGCGGGCTCCGCGACGCGCTGCAGGGGGTCCGCGACCAGCTCTCCGGTGACATCTGGCGTGCCTTCGGCACCACCGACCGGGCCACCGAGGCGCTGCTCGCCTCGCCGCACAGCCACCAGATCGCCGAGAGCGCCGGCCGGATGCTGACGGGGATCCTGTCCCTGCAGGGGGTCACCGCCAGCATGATCCGCGACGCCGGCTGGCACATGCTCGGTGCGGGCCGGTCCCTCGAGCGGGGCCTCCAGCTGGGCCACCTGCTCCGCGGCACGACCACGGTCCGGCGCGGCCTGGACGTCGACCGCGAGGTGCTCAACGCCGTGCTGCTCTCGGCCGAGAGTGCGGTCACCCACCGGCGCCGCTACCGCGGCTACGTCCGCCCGGCCGGCGTGCTCGACCTGCTGCTCATGGACGCCGACAACCCCCGCTCGCTGGCGTTCTGCCTCGCCGACCTGCGGGTGCACCTGGCCGCGCTGCCCGCCTCGACCGGCTCGACCCGGCCCGAGCGGCTCCTCGACGACCTGGTGGCCGACCTGGAGGCGCAGGAGCTCGCGGCGCTGGTCGCCATCGGCGGGGTGGGTCGGCCCAACCTGGAGACCTTCCTCGACTCGTTCCTGGGCCAGCTCGACCGCCTCGGCGAGGCGATCGCCGAGCTGCACCTCGCCGGCGGCCCGGCGCCACGGCCGATCACCGCGATGACGTTGGTCGAGGAGCCGGCGTGA